The following nucleotide sequence is from Gemmatimonadales bacterium.
AACCCTCCCCCTGTCGGAGGCCCGGAGCCTCGTCGCGCGAGCGAAGGCCGGTGACTACGGCGCCCTCGAGCAGGTGTATCGGGCGCACGAGAAGGGCGTGTACTCGCTGGCGCGGCGACTGACGCCGACCGCGGAGGACGCCGAGGACGTGTTGCAGGAGACCTTCCTCGAGGTCTGTCGCTCGATCGGCAGTTGGCGGGGTGACGGCAGCCTCTGGGGGTGGATTCGGACCATCGCGGCGAGCAAGGCGCTGATGCGCTATCGCCGCGAGAAGCTCCGCGCGGGAGAGCCGCTGGAGGACGAAGCGGCGGAGTCGCACGACGCCGACGTGCCGCTACGGCTCGATCTCGAGGCCGCGATGTCGCGGCTCACCGAGCGGTCGCGCGCGGTGGTCTGGCTGCACGATGTGGAAGGGTACACTCATGAGGAGATCGCCGAGCTGATGGGTATGACGACGAGCTTCTCGAAGTCGCAGCTGGCCCGGGCACACGAGAAACTGCGCCGCTGGCTCGGCGAAGGAGCGATGGCATGAGCGACATCCGGCACGGAACGACCGAAGAGCTGCTCGCGCTACGCGACGGCGAAGGCAGCGCGTGGACGAAGGCGCACGTCGGGGAGTGCGTGGCCTGCGCGGGCGAGCTTTACCGGCTGGATCAGATGCGCGCGCGGCTGAAGGCGTTGCCCACGTTCACGCTGCCTCGCGATCGCTGGCCCGTAGTCGCGACCAGGGCGAGCGCCGAGCGCCGGCGCCGGTGGGTCCATGGCATGGTCGGCCTGGCCACGGCCGCGGCTCTGACTTTGCTCACCGTCGTGGCGCTGCGGCCGGACGGCGCTGCCTCCACGGCGGCCGGTCGTGCGGCGCTTCAGCGCGCGATGGCACAGTCGGCGGCGATGGAGCAGTCGCTGCGCGACCTCTCGCCCGAGTCCCGGGCGCTGCCGGGGTCCGCCGCGGGGGTCGTGGCCGATCTCGAGGACCGGCTGTCCAGCATCGACGCACAGCTCGCGCAACCCGGCGCCTGGCGTTCTGATCCGGACCGGGTGGTCGGCCTGTGGCAGAATCGCGCCGGCGTGCTCTCGGCGCTGGTGGACGTTCACACCACGCGGGTGGCCCTCGCGGGCCTTTAGCGTCCTTTTCTTCAACGAGGTTTCCATGCGACGCCTTCTTCTCACAGCAACGTTCCTGGCCGCGGTGGCCGTCCCCGCGGCGGCTCAGGACTCGGCGCGGGTTCGCGAACGGGAGCGCGAGCGCGAGGATCGGGTGCGCACATTCATGTACTCGATCGGTCCGGGCGAGTTCTCCCGGATGAGCTTCCGCCGCGAGCGGCTCGGCGTGCTCGTGGATCTGACCGCTGACCCGGCGCGCGACAGCGTCGGCGCGCGAGTGGCGGGCGTGACGCCGGGCGGTCCCGCCGATCGCGCCGGCGTGCGCACCGGCGACCTCATCGTGCGCCTGAACGGCGCTCGCCTCGCCGCGCTCCGGAGCGACCGGCGCGATGACGAAATGGATCAGTCGCGCCCCGGCCTACGGCTCATCGAGCTGGCCTCGCGGCTCGACGGCGGCGACTCGGTGCGGCTCGAGCTGCGTCGCGACGGGCGGACCCAAACCGTGAGTTTCGTCGTCTCGGAGTCCGGGTTCGACCGGATCACGGAGTTGAGCGGCAACCAGCTCCGCCGGTTCGCCGTCCCGTTCCCGCCGGAGATTGCCGTCCCGGGCGGCCCGGAGAATCGCATGCGGGTCATGGCGTTCGGCGGCGAGGGACTGGCCGACCTGGAACTGGTGCGGGTGGGCCCCGGCCTGTCGGAGTACTTCGGGACCTCGGAGGGACTGCTCGTCGTGGACGTGGGGACCGACTCGACCCTCGGCCTGCGCGCCGGCGACGTCATTCTCTCGATCGGCGGCCGGCGGCCCACCAGCCCGTCCCACGCGATGCGGATCCTCGGGACCTACGACGCCAACGAGGCGGTGTCGTTCGAGGTGATGCGGCAGAAGCGCCGGGTCAGCGTGAATGGACGCATGCCGCGCCAGTCGGAGCAGCGGTGGAGGATAAGATCGAACCGCTTCGAGATGCAGCCGGGAATGGAGCTGCCGCGGGTGGAAAGAATCAGGATTAGTTTGTGATGAGGTGATGGGGTGAGGGGAGAAAAGGGAGTGAGGGGAGAAAGGGGAGTTAGGGGAGAAATGGCACGACCGCACTCCGGTCCCCTTACTCCCCTTTCTCAATTTACTCCCATAACTCCCCTTTCTCCCCCTACCCTCACCACCTCATGCCCTTCACCATCACCCCATCATCTCTCCGGGATACAGGGCCCCAACCCCGGGTGACAGCGCGCCGCGCCGGCGAACCGGCGCAACGCTTACCGGCGGGTGCCGCGCCTTCCCTCCGCCAGCACCTCGCCGAGGTCCAGGCGCCAGATCGAGCTGCCGCGCGGGATCTCGGCCGGGTACGCGATGTACCGGCCGTCGGGCGAGAGCGAGTAGCTCCACATCGCCGAGGGGTCGTCCCGGGTCAGTTTGACTGGCTGATCGCCTTCGCGAAGCGACACGAGCCAGACGCCGGGCGTGGACCCCTGGCCGCTCATGCCGAAGACGGTCACCGCCCGGCTGTCGGGCAGCCACTTGATGTCCCAGCCAACCACAAGTCCGGCCTCGACGAGCCGTGGCGGCGCGCTCGGCAGACCGCCGGGCGTCACGCCGACGACCAACACGGCGTAGCGCAAGCTTGTACCCGGAGCGCCGTAGCTCGCAGCGATCCAGCGACCATCAGGCGACCAGACCGGTTGGTACAGGCTCCCCCGCATTGTCGCGACGCGCCGGGGCGCGCCGTTCCGGCCCTCCGCGACGAGCAGGGCGCTGGAGTCGCCGAGTACGTCCGTCCAGGCAACGCGCTCACCTTGCACGCCGACGCCGCCGAAGCTTCTGTTGTCTGCGAAGCTGGCCGGGAAGGAACGCAGAACGTGAGGCTCTCCCTCTGGTGCACACGCCCGCAACTCGAACCGATCACCGCGACGCTCGGCGTAGAGGATCTCTGCACCGCTGAACGGCGAACCGCCGGGTCCGGTGATGGGCACTCCGGTCGGATCAACCAGGTCCCGTGCAATCTCTCGCGTGCGCCCATCGCTGAGCCGACGGACCCGCAGGCTCTTCCGGGAGGTCGCCGAGTCCGTGACGACGTAGAAGAGATGGTTGCGGTCTGGCGACAGCATCGTCCTCGTCGCTTCTGGCGGCGTCGCGATCTCCGCGGCCTGGCCCCCGTCAATCGGAATATCGAGCAGCGTCGCGTGTCCGTTCATCCGCGTCCTCACCGCCAGGCGACCGGCGTCGGCGGTCCACGTATCCAGCTCGTCGTACTCGCGCGCCTCCGTCAACGTTCTGGAGGGGCCGCCCGCGACCGGCAGCACGCGGATGGGTGCCACGCGGTCCGACACCACAGCGAGAACCGACCGGCCGTCGCCGGTGAACGAGGACGGGTCCATGTTTCGATGCAGAGGAACACTCGCAACAGGGCGGCCCTCGAAGGTGAAGACCTGGGCGACTGGAGAGCCGGGAAGGGAGACGTCCGACAAGGTAAGCGCCTGGCGCGCTGTCGTGTTCAGCGCGCGCATCCCCCTAGGCGTCGACCACAGCCGCTGGGGCTGTCCGCTATCGGCCGATACGCGCATCAGGGTACGCTCCGGCCCACCGGACACCCTGTCCACGAAGTAGATCGCGCGGCCGTCGGGCGACCATTCCGGCCGGCCCCCATAGCTCTTGCTCGGCACCACCGTTCGGGCGGTGCCGCCCGTGGACGGCACGACCATCAGACGGCGGGTACCGGGAAGCCCGAAAGCCTCGAAGAGAATCCAGCGCCCGTCGGGTGATACCGCCGGAAAGTACCCGGACTCCAGCGAGACCTGCTGTGCCGGGCCGGCACTCCGCCCCGTCCGCGCGTCGAACGGGATCGTCATGACGTACCTCGTCGTTTCCTCGCCGGGCGGCGACGGCCTATTGGAAGCGAATGCGATACGGTCACCGGACGGGAACCATCTTGGAAACCAGTCGTCGTGGCGACCGGACGTGAGCTGAATCGGTGCGCCGCCGCCCGCCGGAACGACCCACAGGTAGACTCCGCCTTCACCACCGCTGTTGAAGACGATCCAGCGCCCGTCGGGGGAGAGGGCCGGATTCGTGATCTGCATCGAGTCCGACCCGAAGATGCGCGTGAACCGCGGCTGCGGCTGGGCCGCGGCTGCCTGAGCCCCTGCGACTTGCGCGGCGAGCGGTGGCGACCCGAGGCCCGGGACGACGGCCGCGAGACACAACGCCGCGAGGAGCACGCCCCGCGGTCGAGTCCGCCGGCCCTGCGCCGCTAGCCAGAGAGAGAGCGCCACCACGTGCAGTACCTCCAGGACGAGGAACGCGACGACCCCCAGGCCGATGACGAGCAGAACCGGTCCGAACAGGTCCAGGACCTGCACGCCGGGTGAAGTGACGGTGTCGATCATCCTGCTGCTCCTTCCCTGACACGTCGGATCGCGGGCACACGCGGATGCGGGGCCCTTGCACAAGCCACATACAAGAGGCGTGCCGGGTCCAGCGAAAGCGGCAAGATGCGAGGGGACAGAGAGTTCAGCCGACGCGAGAGCGACGCCGCGCGGATGGTGTGGTCACGTTCCGTGACCATCGGGGTCACGATCCGTTACCACGGGGTCGTGCTCGGCGAGCAGCCGATCGAGGCGGGGCCTGGAGATGCCGAGGATGCGGGCGGCCTGCCGCTTGTTCCCGCCGGCGCGGGCGAGGACTCGGTGGACGTGGGCGCGCACGGCGGCGTCGAGCGAGTCGTCCTCGGCGCTCGGGCTGCCGCCGTCGGCGCCGGCGCGGGTCGGTTCCCCGAAGGACAGGTGCTCGGGCATGATCGCGGGGCCGCGGGCCAGCACCGCCGCGCGGGTCAGGGCGTTCTCGAGCTCTCTGACGTTCCCCGGCCAGTCGTACGCGGTGAGGAGCCGCATCGCGTCGTCCGAAATGAGCCGGACTTCCCGGTGGAGGTCCCGCGCGATGCGCGCGATGAGGTGCTGCGCCAGCGGCGGGATGTCGGAGCGCCGCTCCCGCAGCGGCGGCACGGTGATCTCCACGACCTTCAGGCGGTAGAACAAGTCCTCGCGGAACCTTCCCGAACGGACCAGCTCCTCCAGCGGGCGATGCGTGGCGGTGATGACCCGGGCATCCGAGGTGCGCGGCTCCTCGCTCCCGACGGGGTAGAACTCGCGGCTCTCCAACACCCGCAGCAGCTTGGCCTGAAGCTCCAGGGTGGTGTCGCCGATCTCGTCGAGGAAGATCGTGCCCGAGCCCGCCAGCTCGAAGTAGCCGCGGCGGCTGCCGACGGCGCCGGTGAACGCGCCGCGGACGTGTCCGAACAGCTCGGATTCGAGCAGCGTTTCGGCCAGGGCGGTGCAGTTGACCGCGATGAACGGGTCGGCCGCCTGCGGCGAGCTGAAGTGGATGGTTCGAGCGATCCGCTCCTTGCCCGTGCCGGTCTCACCGCGCACGAGCACGGTGGCGCGGTTGCCGGCCAGCATGCCGATCAGCTTGTAGATCTCTATCATGCGCCCGTCGCGGCCGATCAATTGCTCGAGCGTGTGGGGCTCCGCCTCGGCCGCCGCCTGACGCTGCACGCGCTGCCGCAGCGCACGCTCGCGCAGGCAGCGCTGGATGGTGAGATCGATGACGTCGAGATCGAGCGGTTTGACGAGATAGTCGTACGCGCCGGCCTTCATCGTCTCGATCGCCGACTGCATGTCGTCGTGCGCCGTGATCACGACGACGTCCACGTCGTCGAGGGTGGCGCGGACCCGGCGCAGCAGCTCCAGCCCGCCCATGCCCGGCATGCGCAGGTCGGTGATGACGAGCACGGGCTGGAAGGTCTCGAGCAGCGGCAGCGCGGCCGCAGCGGCGGCCGCCGTGCGGACCTCGTAGCCGGAGCGTCCCAAGTGGTGCTCGAAGGTCTCGCGGATGGACGCGTCGTCGTCCACGACCAGAATGCGCGCGCTCACGCGTGGGCTCCCGCATCGCCCATCGGCAGCTCGACGAGGAACGACGCTCCCTCCGCGGCCGCAGCGTCTTCCAGGACGAGGCGGCCGCCGTGCTCCTCCACGGTCCGGAGCGCCAGGGGCAGGCCGAAGCCGCTGCCGTCGCGCTTGCTGCTGTAGAACGGCTCGAAGATCCGCTGGCGCAGCTCGGCGGGGATTCCCGGGCCGGTGTCGGCGATGCGCACGCGGAGCAGCGTCGGCGGCCCGCCATTGGCCTCGTCGGTCTCCGTGGCGACGCTCAACCGGCCGCCGCCCGGCATCGCGTGGGCCGCGTTCAGAAAAAGGTTAAGGAACAGCGCCTGGAGGTGCTCCGCATCACCGAGCACAGCGTCGGTCGCGGCGCGGAAATCGGTCTCCATGGCTACCCCCTGCTGCTCCAGCTGCGGTCGCACCAGGGCCAGCGCCTCGGCGACCACAGCGTGCACGGAGCAGGCGGCCCGGTGCATCGGTCGCGTCCTGCCGAGGGCGAGCACGCCCCTGACCACGCGATCGAGCCGCTCGATCTCGCGGAGCGAGATGCTGACCGGCAGCGCGGCGCCGGGCGGAAGCCTGCCAGCGGCGCCCTCCCGCTGCAGCTGCTGCAGGTTGAGCTTGATGGACGTGAGGGGATTGCGGATCTCGTGGGAGAGCTGCGCGGCGAACGCGCCGACCGCGGCCATGTGCCGGCTCGCCGCGATCTCCCGCAGCATGCCGCGGATCCGGCCGACCATCAGGCCGAAGGCCGCGGACAGGCGTCCGACCTCGTCGCCGCCCGCCGGCGGCAGGCGCGGGGCGAAGTTCCCCGCGCCGACCTCGTCGGCTGCCGTCGTGAGTGCCTCCAGCGACCGGGTCGAGCGCCGCGTGAGCACCACGAACATCACCGCCGTCGTCGCGGTGACCAGCAGTACCAGCGCGAGATTGACCAGTCGCGTCCGGAGGAAGGGCGCGGCGAACTCGTCCACCGCACCGCTGGAAAGCACCGTCCAGGGTGGCGCCGCCAGACTCACGAACGCCGCCACGCGCGCCGTATCGTGCTCGCTGTATCTGAAGGACCCACGCGCGCGAGCGATCAGCGCCGTATCGACGCCCCAGCCGGCGGGGCCCAGCAGCGCCGGGATGCGCTGGCGGATCAGGCTGTGGCGAGGATGGTAGACGACCTCGCCGGTGCCGCGGTCGAGCACCATGGTGTAGCCCGCGCGCCCGAACCGGTTCTCGAGCACGGACGCCGGGATCAGGGCGTCCCGGCGCACCACGGCCACGAGGGTGCCGTACGCGGGCCTGCCGCCGGGGCCGACGATCGGCTTCGTAACCGTCAGCGCGCCTCGGGTCCCGCCGCCAGCCGCGTCGGCCAGCGGCTCGCCGAGGCGATAGAGGACGAACCCGCGGCCATCGCGGAACTCCACCCACTCGTAGGAGCGGGAGAATTGCTCCCACGCGCCCCGCAGGTAGGCGTCGGCCGCCGGAAGCGCCGCCGCCCACTGCGCGGCGTCGCCGCTCGCGCGGGCCCGATACAGCCGCTGCGTTTCGGCGTTCTCGGCGAGCAGCAGAAGGTCCGACTCGCGTTGAGCGTACCGGTCGCTCAGCTCGGAGCCGGCGCGCTCGGCGATCGTGCCGGTCTGGGCCGCGATGAGCGCTCGCAACGCGCGCATCGACTGCACGTAGCCCAGGACACCGATGCCGACGAGCGGCACGACGGCGAGCAGGAAGAACAGCGCGATCAACTTCGCACGCAGGGACATGGCTGGCGCCCTCGGTGGCGTGCAAGCAAGCGGCGTGCCGAGTACCGCGCCCGTCCGTGACCCAGGCTGCCAAGAGGCGCGGCCCCATTTATCTTCGCGCTGCCGCGAGAGTCACGGCATCGAAACGTCACCACCCGTCTCACCGGTGTAACATCGCGATGCCACCTGCTCCGGCTGGCCGCGCGATGAGATGCAGGGTGCGATCGGATCAGGTTCGGGCCGTGGAGAAGATACGAGGCGATATAACGTGTCGGCAACGCGCCCATGGTGAAGCCGCAGTTCCCCGGCGGTCCCCCCCCCACGATGTTCACCTGAAGCCCAGCTCGAAACGCCGCGCTCCGTCGTGCCGCGTGCGCCCCCGCCGGTATCTTCCCGGCTCACTTTGACACCAAAGGACGCCTCGTGTCGGGAATCCGCATCGCCCCGCGCTCGTAGAAGACGAAGCGCACCTGCGCGGCGGCGCCGGTGGCGGCGAGGGAAGCTCCAGCGGCGAGCGCGAGAGCGATTCGTGAGCGGGTCATGCGGGATCCGGTTCGGGTCGGCGCCTAAGATAGGGAGCATTGCCGGCGCACGGAACCTCCGCGGAACTTCCGGCGGCCCGGGCGGGTTCTCTTGGTGTGCGCGTCCCGCTCCTTGCTTCGCTGCTCTTCGTCGCGGCCCACTCGGCCGCCGCCCAGGCTCCGGAAGGGCGCGCCGCCGTCCGCATCCACCTTGCCGCCGGCGCCGGCTCCTCCACGACGGTCGCGTCGGCCGCCGCCACGCGGGACCATGCACTCGGCTTCTTTCGCCGCGCCCGTCTTGGATACGGCGTGCGGGTCACGGTCATCGGTGGCGGTGACCAGGCGTTCGGCACCGCCGACCCCGACATCCCGCGGAGCCAGCGTGAGGCAGTCCTGGTCCGAAGCCCCCTGGCCGTAGCTGCGAACCTAGAGTTCTACAGCAGCCTGCGGTTGCTCGGGACGGTGGCGGTCGGCTTCGACATCGATGTGGTCGGGATCGGGGCGGGGCCGAAGCGACAGGCCGACCCGGCGTCGGGATCGGTGGCCGATTCCTCCGCCAGGGCGACCGGCTTCAACCTTCTCCGCGGCGGGAACGCCGATCACGGTACGCTGAACTCCGAGTTCTTCTTGGCGGTGCGCGTGACTCCCCGAATGACCCTGCGCTCCGGGCTGATCCACGCCGTTTCCGAGTATTCGACCAGCGCTTCGCGCGCCTTGGGCAACGACCGCTTCCGGAAGTTCGTCACCGTTCCATTCGTGGCTGTGACCTTGGATCGCTGAACGCCGCCCGCGCGACGTCCGCCGCAATGTGAAACACCGCTCCCCGTCGCGCCGCACGCGTTCGCGCCCTTATCTTCTCCGCTCACTTCTCGACCCAGGACTTTCCGTGCTCCCCATTCGACTCGTCGCGCTCTGCCTGTGCGTCCCCACGCTCGCCCGGGCCCAAGGCGCGCGTCCAGGCCGCGCCCCGGCGGCCCCACCCGCGATCCGCGCCGCCGATCTCCGCACCCGGCTCTTCGCGCTCGCGGATGATTCCATGGGTGGCCGCGACACGGGCTCCCCGGGCAACATGAAGGCCACGGACTGGATCGCGTCGGAGTTCCGGCGCTTCGGCCTGGAGCCTGCGGGAGATGACGGCACCTTCTTTCAGACGTTGCCGGTCATTCGGATCGCCCCCGACCCGGCCTCGCGCCTCGAGGTGGATTCGACGCGGCTGGCGCTGGGCACCGACTTCCTGCCCGTCGGCCTGGCGGTAGTGCCACGGCCTATCGAAGGGGCACAAGTCGTCTACGGCGGATCGGCTAACAATCCGGCCACCTGGATCACCGTCCAGCAGGCCGCGGGCAAGCTGGTAGTGTTGATCATCGCGCCGGGTTCGAGCGGCAGGCGCGGGTACGTCCGTGCCCAGGGGCTCACCGCCAATCCGCGATTCAGCCAGGCGGCCGCCGTTGCGGTCGC
It contains:
- a CDS encoding sigma-70 family RNA polymerase sigma factor, with translation MTETLPLSEARSLVARAKAGDYGALEQVYRAHEKGVYSLARRLTPTAEDAEDVLQETFLEVCRSIGSWRGDGSLWGWIRTIAASKALMRYRREKLRAGEPLEDEAAESHDADVPLRLDLEAAMSRLTERSRAVVWLHDVEGYTHEEIAELMGMTTSFSKSQLARAHEKLRRWLGEGAMA
- a CDS encoding ATP-binding protein; the encoded protein is MSLRAKLIALFFLLAVVPLVGIGVLGYVQSMRALRALIAAQTGTIAERAGSELSDRYAQRESDLLLLAENAETQRLYRARASGDAAQWAAALPAADAYLRGAWEQFSRSYEWVEFRDGRGFVLYRLGEPLADAAGGGTRGALTVTKPIVGPGGRPAYGTLVAVVRRDALIPASVLENRFGRAGYTMVLDRGTGEVVYHPRHSLIRQRIPALLGPAGWGVDTALIARARGSFRYSEHDTARVAAFVSLAAPPWTVLSSGAVDEFAAPFLRTRLVNLALVLLVTATTAVMFVVLTRRSTRSLEALTTAADEVGAGNFAPRLPPAGGDEVGRLSAAFGLMVGRIRGMLREIAASRHMAAVGAFAAQLSHEIRNPLTSIKLNLQQLQREGAAGRLPPGAALPVSISLREIERLDRVVRGVLALGRTRPMHRAACSVHAVVAEALALVRPQLEQQGVAMETDFRAATDAVLGDAEHLQALFLNLFLNAAHAMPGGGRLSVATETDEANGGPPTLLRVRIADTGPGIPAELRQRIFEPFYSSKRDGSGFGLPLALRTVEEHGGRLVLEDAAAAEGASFLVELPMGDAGAHA
- a CDS encoding sigma-54 dependent transcriptional regulator, with the translated sequence MSARILVVDDDASIRETFEHHLGRSGYEVRTAAAAAAALPLLETFQPVLVITDLRMPGMGGLELLRRVRATLDDVDVVVITAHDDMQSAIETMKAGAYDYLVKPLDLDVIDLTIQRCLRERALRQRVQRQAAAEAEPHTLEQLIGRDGRMIEIYKLIGMLAGNRATVLVRGETGTGKERIARTIHFSSPQAADPFIAVNCTALAETLLESELFGHVRGAFTGAVGSRRGYFELAGSGTIFLDEIGDTTLELQAKLLRVLESREFYPVGSEEPRTSDARVITATHRPLEELVRSGRFREDLFYRLKVVEITVPPLRERRSDIPPLAQHLIARIARDLHREVRLISDDAMRLLTAYDWPGNVRELENALTRAAVLARGPAIMPEHLSFGEPTRAGADGGSPSAEDDSLDAAVRAHVHRVLARAGGNKRQAARILGISRPRLDRLLAEHDPVVTDRDPDGHGT
- a CDS encoding PDZ domain-containing protein, whose protein sequence is MRRLLLTATFLAAVAVPAAAQDSARVREREREREDRVRTFMYSIGPGEFSRMSFRRERLGVLVDLTADPARDSVGARVAGVTPGGPADRAGVRTGDLIVRLNGARLAALRSDRRDDEMDQSRPGLRLIELASRLDGGDSVRLELRRDGRTQTVSFVVSESGFDRITELSGNQLRRFAVPFPPEIAVPGGPENRMRVMAFGGEGLADLELVRVGPGLSEYFGTSEGLLVVDVGTDSTLGLRAGDVILSIGGRRPTSPSHAMRILGTYDANEAVSFEVMRQKRRVSVNGRMPRQSEQRWRIRSNRFEMQPGMELPRVERIRISL